One part of the Saprospiraceae bacterium genome encodes these proteins:
- a CDS encoding ABC transporter permease produces the protein MNKSMLANNFKIAFRTFRNNKLFSFINIAGLAIGISASLVIYLIVQYEYSFDKFHKDGDRIYRVVSEIKYPDLTINNSGVPVPTDKGMRQDISGIELQTHFITPYEFKVAIPLPGNQSPAVFKQQKNIIYADQYYFNLFEYTWLAGTPLTALKDPYQVVLTQSRAKTYFGNLSPNDILGKTIIYDDSLNMLVAGIVKDIDYPTDLTFKEFISRTTLEVTALKNNWNWDEWGSINSSSQLFVKLVRGIVPTQIEKQLVDMRIKYLPKSEDGEPDDTKHYLQPLADIHFDAHYDAFQEGRQAHKPTLIGLLAVAAFLLILGCINFINLTTAQASQRAKEIGILKTMGSGQAPLTAQFLMETFVLTCISMLVSIGLAPWLIQMFRDFIPPGISFASLNQLHVWLFMAVLTVVVSLLSGFYPAWVLSRFKPIAVLKNQAYAGTDQTRKAWLRKTLTVSQFVITQVILIATLVVGKQVRYSLNKDLGYKKDAIVFFNTEWNIFSSQKDDRRFVLLERLKQIPEIETVSLGNAPPTANNYNTTTMKYKEENKMIETMVETKTADERYFDLYKMKLLAGENLKNSDTLREFVINETYAKLLGFQNPQDAVGHYIERGKIVPITGVIADFHTNSTRTPIKPLAYSSSSRNNYTIHLALKPRGTDPDLWKRALSKVELTYKSLYPEDDFSYKFFDESIAAFYKAEQNMVRLLKWAAGLCIFISCLGLLGLIIHMSNLRTKEIGVRKVLGASVMQIVTLLSKDFVRLVILAFVIAVPIAWWSMNHWLADFAYRVNIGWMVFAAVGISAVLIAILTVSFQTIKAAVANPVNSLRSE, from the coding sequence ATGAATAAATCAATGCTTGCAAATAATTTTAAGATTGCCTTCCGGACATTCCGAAATAATAAGCTATTTTCCTTCATCAATATTGCCGGATTGGCTATTGGGATCAGTGCATCTTTGGTAATCTATCTTATTGTACAATATGAATATAGCTTTGATAAGTTTCATAAAGATGGTGATAGAATATATCGGGTAGTTTCTGAAATTAAATACCCTGACCTCACGATTAATAATTCTGGTGTGCCTGTTCCTACGGATAAGGGTATGCGACAAGATATTTCCGGAATAGAGTTGCAAACCCATTTTATCACGCCTTATGAATTCAAAGTAGCAATTCCACTGCCTGGTAATCAAAGCCCCGCGGTTTTTAAACAACAAAAGAATATTATTTATGCTGATCAATATTATTTTAATTTGTTTGAATATACCTGGTTGGCAGGGACACCACTGACTGCTTTGAAAGATCCATACCAGGTAGTACTAACTCAAAGCAGGGCAAAGACTTATTTTGGCAACCTTTCTCCCAATGACATATTAGGAAAGACTATAATATATGATGATAGCCTTAATATGCTTGTAGCAGGTATTGTAAAAGATATAGATTACCCTACTGATTTGACATTTAAAGAATTTATATCCAGGACTACATTGGAGGTGACCGCATTAAAAAATAATTGGAATTGGGATGAGTGGGGCAGTATCAATTCTTCTTCACAATTATTTGTAAAGTTGGTCAGGGGCATCGTGCCGACCCAGATTGAAAAACAGTTGGTGGATATGAGAATTAAATATTTGCCAAAATCCGAGGATGGAGAACCCGACGATACAAAACATTATTTGCAACCCTTGGCGGATATACATTTTGATGCCCATTATGATGCATTCCAGGAAGGGAGGCAAGCGCACAAACCGACACTGATCGGATTATTGGCAGTTGCGGCATTTTTACTGATTTTGGGCTGCATCAACTTTATTAATCTGACTACTGCACAGGCATCACAGCGAGCAAAAGAAATAGGTATTCTGAAGACCATGGGAAGTGGTCAAGCGCCTTTGACTGCTCAATTTCTCATGGAGACCTTTGTACTTACTTGCATTTCGATGTTGGTATCGATTGGGTTGGCTCCCTGGTTGATTCAAATGTTCAGAGATTTTATTCCTCCGGGCATTTCTTTTGCCTCTCTCAATCAGCTTCATGTTTGGCTTTTCATGGCTGTTTTGACTGTGGTGGTAAGTTTATTGTCTGGATTTTACCCTGCTTGGGTTCTGTCCCGATTCAAGCCAATTGCAGTTTTAAAGAACCAGGCGTATGCAGGAACAGATCAAACTCGAAAGGCATGGTTAAGAAAGACGCTTACCGTATCACAATTCGTCATTACTCAAGTCATATTGATAGCTACTTTAGTGGTAGGTAAACAGGTAAGGTATTCTTTGAATAAGGACTTGGGGTATAAGAAAGATGCGATCGTTTTTTTTAATACTGAATGGAATATTTTTTCTTCCCAAAAGGATGATCGACGGTTTGTGCTTCTTGAAAGGTTAAAACAAATTCCAGAGATAGAGACCGTCAGCCTTGGCAATGCTCCACCAACTGCCAATAATTATAATACAACCACCATGAAGTACAAAGAAGAAAATAAAATGATTGAGACGATGGTTGAGACCAAGACTGCTGATGAGCGTTATTTTGATTTGTATAAGATGAAGCTGTTAGCTGGAGAAAACTTAAAGAATAGTGACACTTTACGAGAATTTGTCATCAATGAAACTTACGCAAAGTTATTAGGCTTCCAAAATCCTCAAGACGCTGTTGGGCATTATATTGAGCGAGGTAAAATCGTGCCAATCACCGGTGTCATTGCAGATTTTCATACCAACTCTACACGGACACCTATTAAACCATTGGCCTATTCGTCCAGTTCAAGGAATAATTATACCATTCATCTGGCACTGAAACCTAGAGGCACAGATCCTGATTTATGGAAAAGGGCTCTCAGTAAAGTGGAATTAACCTATAAATCACTTTATCCCGAAGATGACTTTAGCTATAAGTTTTTTGATGAAAGCATTGCTGCATTTTACAAGGCTGAACAGAATATGGTAAGATTATTAAAATGGGCTGCGGGCTTGTGTATATTTATCAGCTGTCTTGGATTATTAGGACTTATCATCCATATGTCTAATCTTCGTACTAAGGAAATTGGTGTACGCAAAGTACTTGGTGCTTCTGTCATGCAGATAGTAACCTTGCTTTCAAAAGATTTCGTCAGGTTAGTGATATTGGCATTTGTGATTGCAGTTCCGATAGCCTGGTGGAGTATGAATCATTGGCTGGCCGATTTTGCCTATAGGGTAAATATTGGCTGGATGGTTTTTGCTGCTGTGGGTATCTCGGCAGTATTGATTGCTATTTTGACAGTGAGTTTTCAAACCATAAAAGCGGCAGTAGCGAATCCTGTTAATTCTTTGCGAAGTGAATAG
- a CDS encoding ABC transporter permease — MLINYFKIAWRNLGKSKLHSLINIFGLAIGMSVSILIGLWLYDELSFNTGFKAYDRIARVMQNVSNNGEIQTWNNMPYPLADELRNKYGDHFEHVIMCADLREHTLTIDNKIVKVSGGFFEKGISDMLSIQILQGNAGPGDDPSSLLLSSSAAVANFGDDDPINKLIQIDHNPPLKVVGVYQDFAQNSTFADVNFIGTWANFYKVSDGFKYMEDPWRPNWTTIYVQLKEHSDITLVTALIKNAKLNRINPELQKKKPALFLQPMSGWHLYAEYKNGQNVGGAIQYVRMFGMIGLFVLLLACINFMNLSTARSEKRAKEVGIRKTVGSVRGQLILQFFSESFVTVCFAFILAVFIVWISMPFFNSISNKQLHILWSNKFFWLVCIIFIFITSLIAGSYPALYLSSFEPIKVLKGTFQAGRLATLPRKLLVVVQFTVSIALIIGTMIVYRQIQYAKERPVGYSQDGLVNIYLDNNNIHEHFDAIFDELTQTGAVVSMTEAGSPTTAVWGTTSGISWKGKDPNLSTDFGFVNVSFDYGKTINWTISEGRDFSKAYGSDSSALILNEAAVRYMSLEHPIGQTLTWFGSPCTVIGVINDMVMTSPYDEPKPIIYSMLDDQGSLAIIKLNPSSSTKSSLDKIETVFKSFNPDQPFEYRFVNEEYARKFGDEERIGRLTRLFTLLALFISCLGLFGLTSFVAEQRKKEIGVRKVLGASIFGVWNLLSKEFLLLVFISFMIAVPLAIYFMGDWLKSFTYRTELSWLVFTMAGMGAMGITLLTVSFQAIKAAMANPVNSLRTE; from the coding sequence ATGCTTATTAATTATTTTAAAATTGCCTGGCGTAATCTTGGAAAGAGCAAATTGCATTCCCTGATTAATATATTTGGTCTCGCCATCGGTATGTCAGTATCTATACTTATAGGATTGTGGCTATATGATGAGCTTTCTTTTAATACAGGGTTTAAAGCATATGATCGGATAGCCCGAGTAATGCAAAATGTATCCAACAATGGAGAAATTCAAACCTGGAACAATATGCCTTACCCATTAGCGGATGAATTGCGTAATAAATATGGAGATCATTTTGAACATGTGATAATGTGTGCCGATTTAAGAGAGCATACATTAACGATTGATAACAAAATAGTCAAAGTCTCTGGAGGGTTTTTTGAAAAGGGGATTTCCGATATGTTGTCTATTCAAATATTGCAAGGAAATGCTGGCCCTGGTGATGACCCTTCTTCGTTACTCTTATCCAGTTCAGCAGCCGTGGCCAATTTTGGAGATGACGATCCTATCAATAAATTGATCCAGATAGATCATAATCCACCCTTGAAAGTGGTAGGAGTCTACCAGGACTTTGCGCAGAACTCTACTTTCGCTGATGTAAATTTTATAGGTACGTGGGCAAATTTTTATAAGGTCAGCGATGGATTTAAATACATGGAGGATCCCTGGCGTCCTAATTGGACCACGATCTATGTTCAATTGAAGGAGCATAGTGACATTACTCTAGTCACCGCTCTTATAAAGAATGCCAAGCTAAATAGGATCAATCCTGAACTTCAAAAAAAGAAACCTGCTTTGTTCCTTCAACCGATGAGTGGATGGCACCTATATGCGGAATATAAAAACGGACAAAATGTGGGTGGAGCTATTCAATATGTGCGTATGTTTGGAATGATAGGTTTATTTGTACTCTTGCTGGCCTGCATTAATTTTATGAACTTGAGTACCGCCAGAAGTGAAAAACGGGCTAAAGAGGTTGGGATTCGCAAAACGGTTGGGTCCGTGCGGGGGCAATTAATTTTGCAGTTTTTTAGTGAGTCCTTTGTGACCGTATGCTTTGCATTTATTCTCGCAGTATTTATTGTTTGGATAAGCATGCCATTTTTTAATTCTATTTCTAATAAGCAACTGCATATTTTATGGAGCAATAAATTTTTTTGGTTAGTCTGCATAATCTTTATTTTTATTACCTCTTTGATAGCAGGCAGCTATCCGGCTTTATATCTTTCCTCATTTGAACCTATCAAAGTTTTGAAAGGAACGTTTCAGGCAGGGCGTCTTGCGACGCTTCCCAGAAAGCTTTTGGTAGTCGTTCAGTTCACTGTGTCTATTGCATTGATTATAGGGACTATGATTGTATACAGACAGATTCAATATGCCAAGGAAAGACCTGTTGGTTATTCACAAGATGGACTGGTCAATATATATTTGGACAATAATAATATTCATGAGCATTTTGATGCCATCTTTGATGAGTTGACCCAAACTGGAGCGGTGGTTTCTATGACGGAAGCTGGCAGCCCGACTACCGCTGTTTGGGGGACTACAAGTGGTATTTCCTGGAAGGGTAAAGATCCCAATTTATCTACTGATTTTGGATTTGTAAATGTTTCATTTGATTATGGCAAAACGATTAATTGGACGATCAGCGAGGGCCGGGATTTTTCTAAGGCATACGGAAGCGATTCTTCGGCTTTAATTTTGAACGAAGCTGCTGTTCGCTATATGAGCCTGGAGCATCCTATAGGACAGACACTCACCTGGTTTGGGTCGCCTTGTACAGTGATAGGTGTGATCAATGATATGGTCATGACTTCGCCTTATGATGAGCCCAAGCCTATTATTTATAGTATGTTGGATGATCAGGGAAGTTTAGCTATAATCAAACTCAATCCTTCTAGCAGTACAAAAAGTTCTTTGGACAAAATCGAGACTGTTTTTAAAAGCTTTAATCCTGACCAACCATTTGAGTACCGTTTTGTAAATGAAGAATATGCTCGAAAATTTGGTGATGAAGAACGTATTGGTAGACTCACCAGATTATTTACATTATTGGCTTTGTTTATATCCTGTCTTGGACTGTTTGGGCTGACTTCATTTGTGGCTGAACAAAGAAAGAAAGAGATCGGTGTACGGAAAGTATTAGGTGCAAGTATTTTCGGGGTTTGGAATCTGCTTTCTAAGGAATTTTTGCTATTAGTATTTATTTCTTTTATGATCGCTGTGCCTTTGGCTATATATTTCATGGGTGATTGGCTCAAGAGTTTTACTTATAGAACTGAACTATCATGGTTGGTTTTTACTATGGCAGGCATGGGAGCCATGGGGATAACATTATTGACGGTAAGTTTTCAAGCAATTAAAGCGGCGATGGCCAATCCAGTTAATTCATTACGCACAGAGTAA
- a CDS encoding ABC transporter permease: protein MIRNILLIALRNFKKDIGYSLLNILGLTIGITFSLFLIFYIKDELGFDRQFKHADRICRIGADIQEPDKKMQWASTQFPLGPTLQNEFPEVEEAVRFISRERTLFKNGDATHFETKIYYADSNVFKVFDQNFLEGSAASALVEPNCVVISKKIAIKYFGNTSSVLGKTLQTAANDLYKVTGVIEDPVPNTHIRYDILISESTLKSDNFGGWGGFNNYTYVLLKPQTSALALENKLLPMYEKYMAPIFAQYNIKIKYRVDPITSIHLHSTLQGEPEELGSMSYIWIFSAVAFFMLLIACINYMNLTTARSARRAKEIGIRKVTGSSKSLLIMQFLSESVLTSILAVVLSMITVLALLSTFNSISGKSFTIHTLLQPANLLLLLIIALFTGLVSGSYPAFYLSGFKPIGILKGVLSNASGNVNLRQTLVVLQFAISMIMLICTWVVYNQLSFLRSKDLGFDKSQVMTVTVNTGKDERSTIYAFNNELRSLPGIKSIGTGYSYPGGGTSLNLFSLEGKNGRTEKGIVCYNIDETYLTTLSIPVVNGRNFIGQQDTLHSILVNEAMVKEFGWDGQAIGKRVTFPGDTSGNYLEVVGVIKDFNQKSLYNPIEPLLLFYTANCNIIQLKLEGSNIASSISSVEATWSKYFPQLPFEYKFLDKDYNSQYAADEKRGKIFASFSILTILITCLGLLGLTAFTTQQKQKEISVRRILGASVMSVMALITKGYLWLALIAALIAFPVAWYFMHNWLKVFTYYQEMTALPFILSALVIVITAVLTAMYHSAKAAMTKPVTTLRTE from the coding sequence ATGATTAGAAATATTTTATTAATTGCTTTGCGAAATTTCAAAAAGGATATTGGCTATAGTCTACTCAACATTTTAGGTTTGACCATAGGCATTACCTTCAGTTTGTTTTTAATATTTTATATAAAAGACGAATTGGGTTTTGACCGTCAGTTTAAGCATGCGGATCGAATCTGCCGGATAGGTGCCGATATTCAGGAACCGGATAAGAAAATGCAATGGGCTTCTACACAATTTCCATTAGGCCCCACGCTCCAAAACGAATTTCCTGAGGTAGAAGAAGCTGTGCGATTTATTTCCAGGGAGAGGACTTTGTTTAAAAATGGAGATGCTACGCATTTTGAGACTAAAATATATTATGCTGACAGCAATGTATTTAAAGTATTTGATCAAAACTTTTTAGAAGGTTCGGCTGCGAGTGCCTTGGTGGAGCCAAATTGTGTAGTGATCTCTAAAAAAATTGCGATAAAGTATTTTGGTAATACATCATCCGTGCTAGGTAAGACTTTGCAGACGGCAGCCAATGATCTTTACAAAGTAACTGGTGTTATAGAAGATCCGGTACCTAATACTCATATCCGGTACGATATTTTAATTTCTGAGTCTACCTTAAAATCAGACAATTTTGGTGGTTGGGGTGGGTTTAATAATTATACTTACGTATTGTTAAAACCGCAGACCTCTGCACTTGCCCTGGAGAATAAATTATTGCCTATGTATGAAAAGTATATGGCTCCGATATTTGCACAATACAATATTAAGATCAAATACAGGGTAGACCCTATCACTTCAATACATCTTCATTCTACTTTGCAGGGCGAGCCTGAAGAGTTGGGTAGCATGTCTTATATATGGATATTCTCTGCAGTTGCTTTCTTTATGCTATTGATAGCCTGTATTAATTATATGAATCTGACTACTGCCAGATCTGCTAGACGGGCCAAAGAGATTGGGATAAGGAAAGTGACCGGATCCTCCAAAAGTCTCTTGATCATGCAATTTCTTAGTGAGTCTGTACTGACATCAATATTGGCGGTTGTACTGAGTATGATCACCGTGCTTGCTTTATTATCTACGTTCAATTCTATTTCCGGAAAATCTTTCACCATTCATACTTTATTACAACCAGCTAACTTATTATTGTTGTTGATTATAGCTTTATTCACTGGTTTGGTTAGTGGCAGCTACCCTGCATTTTATCTTTCGGGATTTAAACCCATTGGTATACTAAAGGGAGTACTTTCAAATGCTTCTGGCAATGTCAATTTGCGCCAAACTTTGGTAGTCCTGCAGTTTGCTATTTCTATGATCATGTTGATTTGCACCTGGGTGGTATACAATCAACTTTCATTTCTTCGTAGTAAGGATCTTGGTTTTGACAAATCACAAGTGATGACAGTGACTGTTAATACCGGAAAAGATGAGCGGAGTACAATTTATGCTTTCAATAATGAACTGAGAAGTTTGCCCGGGATTAAATCTATTGGTACAGGTTATTCTTATCCTGGTGGAGGTACAAGTTTAAACCTGTTCAGCCTTGAGGGTAAAAATGGTAGAACGGAGAAAGGTATTGTCTGTTATAATATAGATGAAACTTACCTAACCACGCTCAGCATTCCTGTAGTGAATGGGCGCAACTTTATTGGTCAGCAAGACACGTTACATAGTATACTTGTTAATGAAGCTATGGTCAAGGAATTTGGATGGGATGGCCAGGCCATAGGCAAGAGAGTTACTTTCCCGGGGGATACCTCAGGAAATTATCTAGAAGTAGTAGGAGTGATAAAAGATTTTAATCAAAAATCGTTGTACAATCCCATAGAGCCGCTTTTGTTGTTTTATACAGCCAATTGCAATATTATCCAGCTAAAGTTAGAGGGATCCAATATAGCTTCTTCTATTTCATCAGTAGAAGCCACTTGGAGCAAATATTTCCCACAGTTGCCTTTTGAGTACAAATTTCTTGACAAGGACTACAATTCTCAATATGCAGCTGATGAAAAGAGGGGGAAGATATTTGCATCCTTTTCGATTCTGACTATCCTAATCACCTGCCTGGGTTTATTGGGACTGACTGCATTTACTACCCAACAAAAACAAAAGGAAATAAGTGTGCGTCGCATCTTGGGTGCCAGTGTCATGAGTGTGATGGCCCTCATCACTAAGGGTTATTTGTGGTTGGCATTGATCGCTGCTTTGATTGCATTTCCTGTCGCCTGGTATTTTATGCACAATTGGCTTAAAGTTTTTACCTATTATCAGGAGATGACAGCATTACCGTTTATTTTATCAGCTTTGGTGATTGTAATTACCGCTGTGCTTACTGCGATGTATCATTCCGCGAAAGCAGCAATGACTAAGCCGGTCACCACTCTAAGGACCGAATAA
- a CDS encoding ABC transporter permease: protein MFNNYLKITWRNLLKNKTFSIINLVGLSVGIAAFLLIINYLRFEYSYDDMHKNGDRIFRVPMTVAEKDGKQQTFAFTYPALAPAMKKDFPEVEKAARFRRRGGVVSNGDQRIIENGGIFFVDRDMFDIFSFTFKLGDSKNVFKELNDAIITEETAIKYFGKNDPLGKSLKYANEDYIVKGVLEDIPVNSHIRFNILLNYDKYIQLTDGSANTSWGWSDFYTYVLLKPGTSPKTVEAKFPAFTEQYMGADMRKSGFVQTFVLQPLKDIHTRSAYDYEMAGNGELGYLKYLAFAALFILIIAWINYINLSTARSIDRAKEIGVRKVAGAGQFQLIRQFLAESLFLNLLAILIGLILFYLALPLFSELVQKDMVSLQTTSWRFWLPALGIFIFGAFLAGFYPAFVLASFQPIDAIKSSIGFKSNQGGKTLLRKSLVVFQFVAAIILIAGAFGFYRQLRYMQHRDLGVDINQTLVINQTSNLDSSQIPAYAGFIQDMKQYAAINSVTASSSVPGAEVGGSSSFTLKNSTVSKRCRVLGIDKEFLPAYGLSLAGGRNFANETPIQDTAVIVNVLVNETAARIFGFIQPLDILSQEVSDGQAYYKVIGVVKDFHQESLEYAFDPIVFYLGQESDFGNFSLKFTSTDLPGLMAYVKQKWSSYFPQSPFSSFFLDERFSAQYNNAQLFASVLWVFTGIALLIACLGLLGLSIFTIAKRKKEISIRKVLGANVFQITSMITRDYLKLIWLAGIIALPISFILVNNWIKKYAFHIDLGWWFFIIPLALIVLVALTTVMVQSIKAGLANPIKNLRSE, encoded by the coding sequence ATGTTTAATAATTATCTTAAAATCACTTGGAGGAACTTGCTGAAAAACAAGACCTTTTCTATTATTAATCTTGTGGGATTGTCAGTGGGCATTGCTGCCTTCTTATTGATCATCAACTATCTTCGCTTTGAATACAGTTATGATGATATGCATAAAAATGGGGACAGAATTTTTCGCGTTCCTATGACTGTTGCTGAAAAGGATGGCAAACAGCAGACATTTGCCTTTACCTATCCGGCGCTGGCTCCAGCCATGAAAAAAGATTTTCCTGAGGTGGAGAAGGCAGCCAGGTTTAGAAGGAGAGGAGGTGTGGTGTCTAATGGTGATCAAAGAATCATAGAAAATGGCGGGATCTTTTTTGTAGACCGGGATATGTTTGATATATTTTCATTTACGTTTAAATTGGGAGATTCAAAAAATGTATTCAAAGAATTAAATGATGCTATCATCACAGAGGAGACGGCCATAAAATATTTTGGCAAAAATGACCCTTTGGGTAAATCGCTGAAATATGCCAATGAAGATTATATCGTGAAGGGTGTATTAGAAGATATTCCTGTCAATTCCCATATTCGATTCAACATCTTGCTGAACTACGATAAATATATACAGCTCACTGATGGCAGTGCCAATACCAGCTGGGGGTGGTCAGATTTTTACACTTATGTGCTTTTGAAGCCCGGTACATCACCTAAAACAGTCGAAGCTAAATTTCCTGCCTTTACAGAACAGTACATGGGTGCGGACATGAGGAAATCTGGATTTGTGCAAACATTTGTTTTGCAACCACTTAAGGACATCCATACCCGATCTGCTTATGATTATGAGATGGCAGGCAATGGAGAGTTAGGGTATTTGAAATATTTGGCTTTTGCTGCATTATTTATATTGATCATAGCGTGGATCAACTATATTAATCTGTCGACAGCCCGATCCATAGACCGTGCTAAAGAGATTGGAGTACGAAAAGTAGCTGGTGCAGGGCAGTTTCAATTAATCAGACAATTTTTGGCAGAATCTTTATTTCTCAATTTATTGGCTATCTTGATTGGGCTCATATTGTTTTACCTGGCTCTGCCATTATTTTCGGAATTGGTTCAAAAGGATATGGTAAGTCTACAAACCACATCATGGCGATTTTGGCTACCGGCTTTAGGTATTTTTATATTCGGAGCTTTTCTGGCTGGCTTTTACCCAGCATTTGTTTTGGCTTCATTCCAACCTATCGATGCCATCAAAAGTTCGATCGGGTTTAAAAGCAATCAGGGCGGCAAAACATTATTGAGAAAATCATTAGTGGTGTTTCAATTTGTAGCTGCGATTATATTGATTGCCGGAGCCTTTGGCTTTTACCGTCAGTTGAGATATATGCAACATCGAGATTTGGGTGTAGATATTAATCAGACATTGGTAATCAATCAGACTTCCAATCTGGATAGCTCACAGATCCCGGCTTATGCTGGTTTCATCCAGGATATGAAACAATATGCGGCGATAAACTCTGTGACAGCATCTAGTTCAGTGCCTGGAGCTGAGGTAGGAGGATCGAGCAGCTTTACGTTAAAAAATTCAACGGTTTCCAAAAGGTGTAGAGTCTTGGGGATTGACAAGGAATTTTTGCCAGCCTATGGCTTGAGCCTGGCTGGAGGGAGAAATTTTGCCAATGAAACCCCCATTCAAGATACAGCGGTTATCGTTAATGTCCTTGTCAATGAGACTGCAGCCAGGATATTTGGTTTTATTCAGCCTCTCGATATCCTCAGCCAGGAAGTTTCGGATGGTCAAGCTTATTACAAAGTGATCGGCGTGGTAAAAGATTTTCACCAGGAGTCACTTGAATATGCATTTGACCCGATCGTATTTTATCTTGGACAGGAATCAGATTTTGGTAATTTTTCTCTAAAATTTACTTCGACAGATTTGCCGGGATTGATGGCCTATGTAAAACAAAAATGGAGTTCTTATTTCCCTCAGAGCCCGTTTAGTTCATTTTTTCTGGATGAAAGGTTTAGTGCACAATATAATAATGCGCAATTATTTGCATCGGTTTTATGGGTATTTACAGGCATCGCCCTGTTGATTGCTTGCCTGGGTTTGTTAGGACTATCGATATTTACGATTGCAAAGCGTAAAAAGGAGATTAGTATCCGCAAAGTTTTGGGGGCGAATGTATTTCAGATCACTTCCATGATTACCAGGGATTATCTGAAGTTGATCTGGCTGGCAGGTATTATAGCTTTACCTATTTCATTTATTTTGGTGAATAACTGGATTAAAAAATATGCGTTTCACATTGATCTGGGTTGGTGGTTTTTTATCATACCCTTGGCATTGATCGTGTTGGTAGCCTTGACTACAGTGATGGTACAATCTATAAAAGCGGGATTGGCCAATCCTATCAAAAATCTTAGGAGTGAGTGA